ATACTGTAAGCACATTGATTCCAATTTAAAAAATGTATAAGTATGAATTCCCCATCATCATTAAGTCATCCCAACAAATATTTCCTCATGCAGCATAATATGAGGAACCAATCatgaaaattttataaactaCCAGAAGAAATATCAATCATACTGATAATATGTGAGTATAATTCAGCACTCAACATAGCAAGCATCTATGCCAACACTGAGATCCTTAGTATTGATCAACTGTATCAAAGtaagtttgaaaaattagaaACCAAGACTACCATTCGGAATATTCTGATAGCTTGGATTAGAATCATGACAGACTTTTGGCCAAAATTTATTCCATGATTTTTGAGAAAATCAAAAGGAGAACATTAAAAAACTGATGCAGAAACAACAAGAAAATGGAGTTAAGTTAGTTTAGAGAAAAGATATATAATACTTCATTAACACAAGTGGTAGACACTACAGTAAAAACTTTAGGAAAATCTGCTATATGGAAGACAAACACTAtgttagataattttattttattcactTTTCTTATTTCCTTTCTACTCTTTGTTGTCGCCGTCGTCGTCGTCATCAAGAAGTCTAGTCTCAGGCTCTCTCTCTGCTAGTTGGAATCTACTAATCGTCCTTAAACATTTCCATGCCATTTTGACTTATATATGTATTGGAGCTACAAGTATAACCAATTGCTATtggataataattttttatttcatcTTTTCTAGTAACCTAACACTTAATTTTTTGCATTCTCATAACTCATCTTTTGCTACAATAACTTTCATCCATAAAATATAACTGTTCTACAATTAAATCTTTATTCTCTAAAAGCTCTGTCCCATTTTAACCACCCACTCAATATTGTATTAAGGATGCCATCACGAATATCTTCTTGTTAAATACGGACCAAGATATCAAAACCTCTTCTTATGGAATTTCATGGTTATCTATCTTAACTATACCCTCAAATCTTTCCTTAATACTAAAAAATTGTGTTCCATGTATTCAATTTGAATTCTACTTAACCTGAACCTTTAGTTTTTCAAGTTCTTCTATATAATCCTAGTTTAGATAAATTTGTTAGGAATAATGAATAAATAAGAGAGTATGTCATAGACGTTGAAAGACCATGTATAAGGTCAACTAGATAGTCAAAAGGTCGTTACCAATAGAAGAAAAAGAAGTCAAAAAGCATATAGAAACTTATGCATGGTTCTCTCTTTCTCTATGAAATGTACACTAGCAGATGTGCAATCAAAACTCCAGAAGCAAGCAAATAGTATCTAGGAAAATAATGACAAGGAACATAAACACAAAAGAGGAAGGAATCAAAAAGCTAACCTAGCATGGTAAGACGATGAAGAGCTGTAATCGTGGTTGTTATATGTTTCTTTGCACAGTCCAATTTCTTAATATCGCGACAAATTTCTTGAACCATTGTTTCACTTTGTTCAGCCTTTGTTTTTATTTCACGTATTTTGTGCATGAGTTCCTGGACATAAAATGAAATATACAATTAACAACTAGACAATATGTTCACCATAAGAACTATATTCAATTCCCAAATGATCATTTCATTCGTAGAGGATCTCATACAAGTACGCATAATCTAACAGAAATACCTCGCCAATTTCTCTCTGAGTTATGAATATTAGGAACCCAAAGGAGAAACACAGGGGAAAAAGAAATGGACCTGAACAGCATGTGTTGCAGAAGCAAGATCTTCCTTTGCTTTTGTGCCAGAGTTACTCTAGCATCCAAAAATACAACAATAATTATCATTATTAAAACCCTGAGACAATCTGTGAAGATACCAGACAACACACTTTGCAAAGGTGTGAATCAGAGAAGCTCATTACTCAAGAAGAAAATTAGAGAAATAGacagaaaaataaaagagagaggaaaacACAGTCTAGGGGAACTAAAAGAGCTGGAACACCTGTTGTCGAACTGCAGCTAATATACTTGCATCCACACGGCGTATCTCACTTTGTATTTTCTGCATAAGTGGCTCCACCCCAGATAATGATGCTTCTGAATATTACAAGATAGTTCACAAAATCAGTTTTATCTTTATAGCACTTATTTTAGCACTCTTTAGCTTCTGATTCAGTGAAACATATCTATATCTAATAAAACATGAATATGCATCGGGCAAGGAAATGCATCTGGCTACAGTGTAGTGGTGAGCTTGACCATCTATCAGATCCAATTCGTTAATTTAACTTGTGATATTTAGGCATCTGGTTTGTCCCGAACCCATGGTTATGATTGATGAACTCAAAGATTTAGTTGCTCATCAGAATGAAGATTGAACTAGGAACCAAATCTAAACTTAGGGATATTAAGAGACAAAAAAACCATTATCAATCAGAAGGGGAAACAATCTTATGCTTTAAATAGACATAACAAATGCGGCGAACCGTTAGGAAACATCTGGTTGATGTACTCCAAAGCACTGGACTTGTCCATCTCCTCTCAACTCCTTAATCAATCGCCGAAAAAGACGAATCTGAATCCAAACCCGCCAGGAAAGAGGAGGAAGGCTGCAGGCCAATGCGCAATCAGTATTTCATTATCAGAACGCTAGAATTAGCGCCAGCGCGTAAATCCTAACGTGCGGACGTAGAATTACGCGATcatcttcaagatctacaacatTGCGTCAAAGAAACAACGTCCTGTGCAGGAAGACGAGGGGAAAAAAGTCAGATCCAGAGAATGGGGAATTCTCACCGAGTTAGCCCATTTCAAACCCTAGAAAGCGGGTAGAACTCCGAGGGTTAGGAGATGGAATGAGGCGTGGTGAGGGAGGAGAttacctcttctcttcctctcggcGATCGGAATTGGGAATTCGCTTGCGGAAGAATAAGAAATCGAGATCTCCAGTGGTCTCCCGTTCGTTCTACTCCAAAATATTCCAGTTTCATGACCAGTAGGAAACTGGAACAGAATCCAACCCGAGAACCTCCCGGCCCGGACCGAACCGGCTCCAGGTAATCCGGTTTAAGTGAGATTGGAAATACGAGCTGATGAATCAAGTTCTTAATCAATTATTAAAAGTTTGATTCAATATTCATAATATTTGTATATTCAtttcataaattaatttttaaataaaaataatactaattttttatattaaatttatagattttatattttatttataaaaaatatagataaatatattaaatatatttattagaataaaattaaaaatttaaataggaATATAATacttttctctaaatatataatttaatttttaataattatttaaatttataatttatatttattaaatttgtttaggttcgataaaaatttaaataagttcgTGAATCATAAATATATTCGTTAGATAAAATTTGAATTTGACTCAATTATAAAAGAGTCAAACTCAAATTACACCCTTAATTGGATTAGGTACACAGGTTAGGAGATCATTATTGCGCTGATCTTGTCTCCTCGGATGGATCTAGTGACTAACGCATGAGGTGTTATCATAATAAGATCtgtggttcgaatctcggtaaagtcgagataaatacttTCCTTATGtattagtcactattctaaaaatTAGTAATTGTTCATGATTTATCTTTTCTGTATTGATTCTGAAACGAATTGACTGAGACATATTCATCATTTGTCACAATTATTGCGCTAATCTTCCTTCGCGCCTAGCAGATCGTTTCCCTTTTTCTCAGTTTAATACACGGTAGGTGCTAGTCGTGTAataatttgtatttatttttggagtgttagTGTAATAATTTGTATTTTTCTTTATTTGGGCCCACACTGGGCCAGGTAAGTTCTGTCCATGGCTGTTCTTGACGGGAATCTGAGTTGATAACCAACGTTGAGAGACGGATGTATTCCGAGCTCCAAGTAATAGaaagttttaaataaataaatttgacacAAAGTTacaatattgaattaaaattagattaaagTCGAATAAAATATATTAGATGGGTATGGAGATAAAAAGTATGTTGATTTAAATTAGAGTTGATttaaagttaatttgattttaattatattaaaatgaGTTTGCTTTTTATTTTGAATCATAGCTtagttatttttttcttattctccAACAATgtctacttttcttcttcttctcaaaagCAATAGTCTTCCTTcattcattccttttatttattttcttctatCGACCAACAATAATTTTAGTCCTTCTTCCTCATGAATAATAGTAACTTTTATTTTATCTGTTCTTATCATCAAAACTAGTTGAGACTGACAGAAAAGaggataaaatttatattttttttctttcatcccGGTAGTTGAGCCAAAATTGGTTAACTATTACTTGACAACACTTCTAATAAAATggaggataatttttttttttaacattactTGACATCTATATATTGAATAAGATTTAATTaagaatataaataattttattatagatGAATATTACATTCAAAATATCATAAGACAATTTTATTGAATATagtgatttttttattatatataatttattatattttttataataatacgtaatttattatattttaaggtAGGATGCACACTAtcgaataatataaaaatattaatttttgagttaaaaaatatatttgatatttaaatttgattcgaAGTTAAAAATATAAGGGTGCATTTGGTTTgtgcgtttttcattttcattttctgaaaaatacgCGTTTCtggaaaatgatgtttggtttgtatttttcgtatctgttttctaaaaaaatagctagcattttctaaaaaaatagataatgacaaaaagtcattttttgttttctagaaaacacatatttttaaaaaataaaaatgaaaaacgtgTAAATCAAACGCACCATAAATAATTTTGGCTCAAGCTCAGttcaaaatgaatttaaaatgaattgGAACTAGAGTTTAGTTTGAATTGTTCAAACCTTACTTTGAGGAGaatcaaattataatttaaaaagacttaaatttaagttgaatttaaattattcagatatatttaaattaaaattatataaaaaataaataaatcagaaattaatttgagtttgacttaGCTAGGGAATAATAGAATAAAATATTATGAGTTTAAATTTgactcaaaaaaaaattatagaacatttgagttcaactcaatccaattaaacaaaattaaatatttttcaaaccgaCTTTAAAAAAACGACTTGATTGCTCCTCCTAATTTTAATTTCCAGATCCGTCCTGTTATTTTGTAACAATTTGTTTGCTGTGGACTGCGTAAAGCAACAGACATACACAAACAGATCGCTGAGAAAAATATAATGAGCATTTTACTACAATTCACCCTTGATAACAGGCATTAACCAAAATGTGTTTTCGGACTATTATTATTACCAACATACATAGCACATCTATGTCTTCCTCTTAGTGATCCCATAGTTATTTATAGAAAAATTAATCATGAATGATTTTATCTTTGAACACTAACGATTACGTGGAAGATGGTAGTAACTTGACAAATAGCTTTCAGAATAAATTGTAAAAGTTAGGGTTTGAATTTTCTCCATAATTTTTTGGCATCAAATTAATTCTATTTCCCCTCTATGATGTGTTGTATTTTACATGGCTAGTGTAAATAAGCAAATCACATTGGCTTTCTGCATCAGCTTCCATCTTATTCCATTAGCTATCGACATCACTGTCACACTCTGACACTCTGTATTCATTAACATGTTCTCAAATCCCCTCAGGCCTATCCACCATAACATAACTTCTCATTATAGCAACCAAGAATATAAAACCGTTTCAAAAGCACCAAATCTCATCGCACTAATTATATGAACTGTAGTGGGTGCATGTAAATATAGTGGGCATCATGTTCTAGTAATTCCACTGCAACTTCATGATATCTCCAAAAGGAACCCAAGCAGGTGGCAGATCACCCTGTGCTGAGCAACCCCCCAAACACTCTTCAGATACTAAGTCCTTTGCCATCCTTTGCTTTGGGTCACCTTCCAGCTTGCCGAGATGGCTCACTACTGACTTCATGAGCTTTCTGTCACCGGTGAACTGGTTCAGTCCAGAGCTCAAGTTAGGCAGGTGTGGCATTACGGTTGGGACGTGAGGCGTGCGGCTTGGAGTTATGCTGGAGAAGCAGGGCACCTGCTCAAACCCTTTCAAGTTAAATGGGGTTTGGTCAGTGGTGGTGTAGTCAAGGAGAGGTGGGAGGGGCATAGAGCCTTGATCATCTTGGCTAGTCTCCTTGTTTGCCTTGGCAGACATCTCCCTTCCCTTGTAGAACACTCTGCAGAGGACCCAATCTTCCTGCTCGCATAAGAAACGACATACGTGTCGTAATCAATATGATGAAAGGATAATAACAGATTGGAGAATGCGTGTTCAGAAATTAATTGCTACATATGGCAGTTGAGCCATTAAGATGACTCCCTATCATTCAGATATTTTATCGGAGATCAACAAATCCTGCAAGTTTTCAAAAATCTCCATAGCTAATACCTTTCCTAGACATTAAGATCTTTACTCGATAATTTATAATCTAGCACTCAGTCAATATCTTTATCAAGTACTTATTTTTACAAAGGTTAGAGAGAGATTAAGATATTACCTTGAAAGGCAGCATCTTTTGGGTTGCGGCAGCATAATCTTCCATGCGATATTCATGCATGACCCATTCTGTCTTTGTCCCCTTGGGAGCTCTTCCTTGATAGAAAACCAAAGTCTTCCTCATACCCACCAGCACATTATTCCGGGTCACTGATCTATCCTTCCCGGTGGCCTTCCAGTAGCCTGACACGGTCGCCCTGTTCTTTCTCTGCCCGGTTGCATATTTTCGATCTAGAAGGCTAAAGAAGTACCATTCATTGCCCCCCACAAATGCAGTAGCTGGATCCAGGACATCAAAATTCAACATTTTCACACACAATGAAAGAAGAGAGAATAGGTTCAGATGCATAAAGAATTCAGTGCTTCAAGACCAAGTTGACAGGAATTCAAATTGAGCTAAAATTTGTGTCAAGATTGGAATTGTCATCGAGAAGTCGTGGACGGAGTTGGTGACATGAGGCAAGCACTAGTTCATGCCGTTTTCAGCATCAGCAGTGGACCTAACTCCATGATGGATGATGGGTGATTGGTTGCAGACTTGCAGCGCTGTCGGTCGGTCTCTGGATCATGTGGAAGTCTCAACCAATGAGTCTCACAGCACAAGGAAAGATGTCAGCGTCAACCATTTAAGACCTCACTTTACTTGGATATTAGCCAGCTGGATTAGCACTAAAAAACTAGAAGCTTTGATGGTGGATGAGTAAAACAAATTGTTACGTGTGTAGTTCTTAGTGGATCCACGAGATGTGATGTGAAAATATCCATCAACATCTTTAGAAAGTTTGCTTTGAGTTGGGAATCAGTATTCCTACACATGACAAAGTTATAGGTGAAGGTATACGGAAATAGAGGGTGTTTAGTGAAAAGTCCGTAGATGAACATGGACAGAATAGAAGTGGTAAAATTTTCTCCTCCTAATATCAGGAGccttttttttcttaagtttTGATTCAGATCATCTCAATAAGGGCAAAAGGAAATAATACAGAAAAAGGTGGTCCACTTCAACCATGAATGGATAAAACACTCCAGGTGATTGAAGGGTGGTGGAGAGTTTGGTCAAAGAAAAATTTCCATTGGAAAGTTAGAAAAGAGAAGCATCTACTGAGCTGAATCAGGATAAACTTCGAAAGAGAATTTGTAAATTTAGGGAATATTTTTCATTACAATTTCATCAAATAATCTGAATCAAAAGCAACTGCagacaaaaaaacaaaacaaaatgttCTCATTGAAACTAGACGGAAAGTAAGAAAACTTTTGGAAGCCATGGCAAGGTACAGAAATGCATTATGATGGGGGTCTTGAAACTTTATCCTTTGAAAACCAGAGCAGGCTTTCCAAAAGAACATGCACAAGTTTGCAGCTGCAAAAGATTGCATGCTCGGGGAAGAGGAGAGAAGATAATATGCCACAACAATTCCGTCAGACATAAACCATGAGAAAGAGTAACAATAAGCTATTTCATGTTCTTAAAAGAAGACAGAAACCTCACCAGGGAAATCCCATGGCTCGCACTTATTGGGATCGACATCCACCATCATAGGACAGCCATGGTTCCCAGCGCGCTTGACTGCAAGGTAGTCGCAGATGAGCTCGTCATCCCTTGGATGGAACCTGAACCCTGGAGGAAGCTCTGCCTCCACCATGCTCAGGAAACTCATGGCGGCCTTGAAGAGAGGGAAAAAAACACAGTGAGAACGATAtacatataaaaaaaaactaggagGATTAGGTGTTGCATTAATAGAGAAGCCAAGTCAACCTTCCACGAGAATAATAGATAGCATGGGATAGTCCAAATCCACATCTTTATTCTTTCACATTAAAGCACTCATCCTTCACACGTGGTATGGGTATTGACATTGACTTACCTGACACAGTTTGTACATGTAATGCTGTATACCTGGCATTGCCTTCAACCTCAACCACACCCTCAGCAATGTGGGCAATCACATGACAACTCTTTTGAGGATGAGAACCATTTCCTTTCGTTTTCGATACATCAAGGTGAGAAATAGGACACATTCTCGGAATCTTGCTATCAAAAGTGAAAATCTATGAACCAAGAACCTTGTCAGTCTTTATCCGCAAGTTAATTGGTATCCTCTCACTGTGTAGGTGGTCTGGCTGCTTGGTGAGACATCAACCTTGCTTATTAGATGTGTTTCTTACCAACATGGAACTTGTTCAGTTGTTCTTGCAGCCTATCTGAGAGAACACAAATAGCCTTTTCTACTGCTGATGGGCGGTAACAAAGTAGTAGACTGCAGTGCTGAGTACTAAACTCTAGAAGTGCTACTTACTGTAACAGCATCCATAGATTAAGTCTGTTGTTACCTGTTTGGGGAAAAAAACTACATTTCACTATTCTCATTCACGTTAAAATTAAGGGTCAATCTGTCAAATCTACATTTCAAGTATACTGACAATGATCCGAAGAGACGAGAAAACATAAGATAATTTTGGCCTTCTTCACTTGCATAAATTGACATCCAAACCAGCTGTTCTTGCAGCTGCCATTGAAAATAGAGAGTTGGGAAGTGGACTCAAATGGTTTTTCATAGTGCTGTGATGCAGAAATACCTATGCTGACAAATGGATATTGCCCTGGAAGGCTCCTCACAAGAAGACGACGAAAGTGAAATCAAAAACAGTTTGAACTTTGGAGAATGCTGATCTTACTGTTATGTCCATGAAGAACAGCATGGAACAGACCAAAAGCATGGGCTGCCAGACTGATAGATTCATTTCTACATTTCCTCCACGTAGCCTGCACTGGACCACCATCATCTGTCCGTCCTAGTTAACTAATCAAAATTGATGACACATCAAAACAGAAATCATGATGAATATGACAATGATATGCCTCAGTAAAGGCATCTCCTGTAAGGGATGAGCAGCAGTTAAAACCAGTATCGATTTGGAAGTACAACATCCATACGCAATGAGATATAGTGTAGGCTGTcgtcaaaaaaaaaataagaaggcgAGTGCAAACTATACAGAGAAGAAAGGTGAGGTGAATATCTTCGTACTTAGTTCTGTTTCAAGGTTCTCTACAATAACTGTTTTTGGTCATTTCCACCGTTCTAATAACTCCAGTCCTGTCCTATTTGTAGTGAATGCGGTGTGAGTACTACAAACGACACTATTCTGTTAAAACCATCAAAGTATCAGTAAAAGATAGTTGAAGATTTTAGAAAAAGCATAGCTGGCTCTAGATCAGTCCATACAAAATGTACTAGGAAATTAAATAGAAGACGCTGCCACTGCATCCAATAACTTTAGGCCATGCTATGACACAATAGGAAGTCTAGGTACCAGTTGAACTGCTCCTCACCATTGTTTTATAAACTATCCACAAAGATGAACTAATCAGCTACATGAGGGGGGACCAAGTATGAATTTTCAGGTCCCTTGTCATGCaatccggtgcacgaagctcccgtcatgcgggtcccggggaaggatccattgtacgcagtcttaccttgctttttgcaagaggctgtttccaggattcgaacccgtgacctttttagtcacatgacaacaactttaccgttgcgccaaggctccccttctgtCATGAGCAACTAATGACTCAAAATATAGTTTTTGGAGATGATCCcttaattctatattttcttaATTGATATGCTTCAACTTTCAATTgcgttattatttattttgaatgAAACTTGAGAATACTCATCCTACATGAACTTGATTGCAGACTATCCTGATACTACGAGCAAGCAACACATCAGATTGGGTGTTCCTTAAATTTTCAAGACTTGTGTggtaaaaggcgattcgctcaccCCCAACgctcccgccaacccgtccctaggccaacacggaggagataaatcacgggtggctactagccattagtgcaaatggccaagacatgggggaggttatgctacTAGCCATTTTCAAGACTTGTGGTTTAACATTGAATGGTTCTACGAGGCCAATAATATAAACACTTCTAGAAACTTAGTTCATTTTTATTCAAACTGCTTTTAGGTTTATAGTTGAGAAAAGAGTGGAAACTAACCTCCTACTGCAGTCATGACTATTAATATTACCATGAATTTACACAGCCGAAACCCACATGACATGCAAATTAGAGAAAAACAAATTAAGTGGGAGCCAGATGCAAATCTAGTTAGAACTTAACACCAGTGCTTCCTTCTAAATGTAACAGGGAATGCATAACTAAAAGAGTGTTATCAGATATTATTATGTGCATTATTTTGGCAATAGACCCAAAATACCAACCATGTAGGCAATATTGGAATGAGTATTTCTCATCTTCTAGTTGAGCGTGATTCAAATGTTGCCATCAACTTCCTGCAAAAGAAAAGGCTAATTAACTTTAGGACAGTTCTCTTCTGATCTTTAAATATAACTTTACACTTTCTTTTGAGAAAAATATGAATTCAAGATTGATGTGATAATTTAGGAGAGACATCCACCTTTTCTAATTAAGAGAATTCTGCTTTCATTCTGTTTATGCATATAGATCCATACGGGAACATAAGAAATTCATCACTGAGCAATTAGCTAGAAATATAAATATTTACTTCAGAAATAATTTTCAGTCAAACAAAGTGCATCTCTCTTACTGTGGTAAACTGATATTAGATCAATACAAACAGAAAAGCAGACATCCATGCATGAAAATTGGAGAAAATAAAGCCTTGAAACAAGGAGAACCATGATTAAACAAAGGATGATCGCGAGATAGAAGATGTGAGTTGCTCTTTGATGCCCAATTAATCAGGTCCTTAAAAATATTAGTATAAGAGGTTGCAAACAAAATAATTAGGTTACTCATCCAATTTCCACGACGAACCAAATGTGTAGACAATTTGTAGTTTTGTTTTCCTTGATATACTAATATACGAGATAGTAATCCTGAGGCAAATTCATTGTGATTATTAACTCCACAGGTTGGGTAAAGAAGAGTCAGTCTCAGCCTCTCAGCAAGGTCAACTTGACCTATTATAGTTAGATTGATCGTTCAGATTTTTTGGGCTCCTCTTTagacaatatcaattgttatcaAGATTCAAGGGAAATGCTATGTTCCTTGTGAACTTGCTTTAAGTGCGTAATAAAGCTTGAAAGGCCCTGGACaatcaaagaattttaaaatgtacAATTATGACTGACAACAGCAAAGATTGACTGAAGTTCTAGTTACTTTTACTCCTGACAGTGCTAGACTTTCCTTGTAGAAAGCATTAAAAAgtggaaaaatattgtttttttttaaaatatcttgGTGCTAATCTCGGAATTAGATAACATCAATGTGACAGTTTTCATATTATATCTCCCGGAGTAAAATTGCTCCTTTGCTCAGCATAAGAACTATTGCCCCTTGGAAAATAAGATAATGATATCCTTCTCCAAAAGAAGGTATAAACACTCGTAATcttctgaaaaattaaattttgaaagtgtGAAATCCTAATGCGATTCACTTTAATCCACTTATCCAGCTTGGTGTAAAGGTGGCATCATCACAAATATCTAAAATTCGCCAAAGTTTAAACATTTACAGGAGGTATCCTGGATACTCGAGAAATTAATTCATCATCAACAACCTCGATCCTTGACCACCTC
The genomic region above belongs to Zingiber officinale cultivar Zhangliang chromosome 11A, Zo_v1.1, whole genome shotgun sequence and contains:
- the LOC122032788 gene encoding NAC domain-containing protein 21/22-like isoform X2, giving the protein MSFLSMVEAELPPGFRFHPRDDELICDYLAVKRAGNHGCPMMVDVDPNKCEPWDFPATAFVGGNEWYFFSLLDRKYATGQRKNRATVSGYWKATGKDRSVTRNNVLVGMRKTLVFYQGRAPKGTKTEWVMHEYRMEDYAAATQKMLPFKEDWVLCRVFYKGREMSAKANKETSQDDQGSMPLPPLLDYTTTDQTPFNLKGFEQVPCFSSITPSRTPHVPTVMPHLPNLSSGLNQFTGDRKLMKSVVSHLGKLEGDPKQRMAKDLVSEECLGGCSAQGDLPPAWVPFGDIMKLQWNY
- the LOC122032788 gene encoding NAC domain-containing protein 21/22-like isoform X1; amino-acid sequence: MWIWTIPCYLLFSWKAAMSFLSMVEAELPPGFRFHPRDDELICDYLAVKRAGNHGCPMMVDVDPNKCEPWDFPATAFVGGNEWYFFSLLDRKYATGQRKNRATVSGYWKATGKDRSVTRNNVLVGMRKTLVFYQGRAPKGTKTEWVMHEYRMEDYAAATQKMLPFKEDWVLCRVFYKGREMSAKANKETSQDDQGSMPLPPLLDYTTTDQTPFNLKGFEQVPCFSSITPSRTPHVPTVMPHLPNLSSGLNQFTGDRKLMKSVVSHLGKLEGDPKQRMAKDLVSEECLGGCSAQGDLPPAWVPFGDIMKLQWNY